Proteins encoded by one window of Tepidibacillus fermentans:
- a CDS encoding MGDG synthase family glycosyltransferase, with protein sequence MKILIMTEEFAGNGHHKAAESLLKTMKKIDPRHEVKIVHLLKIINQTLEQWIQKIYLFIILKKPRIWGWIYKKEGNFSLLFKPFIAYAMLIKLDRYLKEENPDLIIATHASGLTVLAKLKKRYHYQLAAVFTDYHVNSFWIHPKIDYYFVGHEELKNQLVNKYQMKPERVIISGIPVDPSFSNVKPNFPHQEDANFRILVMGGGLGIGAIKEIVQSLQKIKNVPFTVCVVTGRNQKLYDELTQLAPSINYSLEVLPYIEDICSIMMKSHLIITKPGGLTISEALSTSTPILIYQPIPGQEEYNARFLIKNRSAIRIHDLNHLAYWVEYLYHHPRIYQKFIQHQKKISKPDSSYVIIENLLNRL encoded by the coding sequence ATGAAAATTCTGATCATGACCGAAGAGTTTGCAGGAAATGGACATCATAAAGCAGCTGAGTCTCTTTTAAAAACGATGAAAAAAATAGATCCAAGACATGAAGTAAAGATTGTTCATTTACTCAAAATCATCAATCAAACATTAGAACAATGGATTCAAAAAATCTATCTTTTCATCATCCTCAAAAAACCAAGAATTTGGGGCTGGATCTATAAAAAAGAAGGGAATTTTTCCCTTTTATTTAAACCATTTATTGCATATGCAATGCTGATCAAATTAGATCGTTATTTAAAGGAAGAAAATCCTGACTTGATTATTGCTACGCATGCTAGTGGATTAACCGTTTTAGCCAAACTAAAAAAACGATACCATTATCAATTAGCTGCTGTATTTACAGATTATCATGTGAATAGTTTTTGGATTCATCCAAAAATTGATTATTATTTTGTTGGCCATGAAGAACTAAAAAATCAATTGGTTAACAAATATCAAATGAAACCAGAACGTGTGATTATTTCAGGAATCCCTGTTGACCCTAGCTTTTCAAATGTAAAGCCAAATTTTCCACATCAAGAGGACGCAAATTTTCGGATTTTAGTTATGGGTGGGGGACTTGGGATTGGTGCGATTAAAGAGATTGTTCAATCTTTGCAGAAAATCAAGAATGTTCCTTTTACAGTCTGTGTGGTTACAGGAAGAAATCAAAAGTTATATGACGAGTTAACACAATTAGCCCCTTCGATCAATTATTCGCTTGAGGTTTTACCTTACATTGAGGATATCTGCTCAATCATGATGAAAAGTCATTTAATCATTACGAAACCAGGTGGATTAACCATTTCTGAAGCTCTATCCACTTCAACTCCCATTTTAATCTATCAACCAATTCCTGGACAAGAAGAATACAACGCTCGCTTCCTAATTAAAAACCGTTCAGCTATTCGTATTCATGATCTGAATCATCTTGCTTATTGGGTAGAATACCTTTATCATCACCCGAGAATCTATCAGAAATTTATACAACATCAAAAGAAAATCTCCAAACCTGATTCTTCCTATGTGATTATTGAAAACCTATTGAATCGTCTATGA
- a CDS encoding metallophosphoesterase: MDSEKWAIPLLAFGLLYYYSHRNTYKPEFNHIQLRINGIKTKKPIHILHLSDLHMEKISITPSQLYQQLKEEEIDLIALTGDYLDKAKNINKFLQYLAVLHQRQPKYGIYVVFGNHDYLLRDRIHYFRQKIEETGAIVLINESHTIQIHGQIVNIIGIDDHFSGRSDISKAYQNIEKNGINLVLSHDPNIVLQMEGYPFDYLLSGHFHGGQIHWLKPYHLVKMGKLARQNMIKGLHFHKERPFYISEGLGQTGLNIRLRSRPEITIHTLVSS; the protein is encoded by the coding sequence ATAGATAGTGAAAAATGGGCGATTCCTTTACTCGCATTTGGACTTTTATACTACTATTCCCACCGAAATACCTATAAACCAGAATTTAATCATATTCAATTAAGAATAAATGGGATAAAAACTAAAAAACCTATTCATATCTTACATTTATCAGACTTGCATATGGAGAAGATCTCGATTACACCTAGCCAATTATATCAACAATTAAAAGAAGAAGAGATTGATCTGATTGCATTGACAGGCGACTATTTAGATAAAGCCAAAAACATCAATAAATTTCTTCAGTATCTTGCTGTTCTTCATCAACGACAACCAAAATATGGGATTTATGTTGTATTTGGCAACCATGACTATTTATTACGGGATCGTATTCACTATTTTCGCCAAAAAATCGAAGAAACAGGGGCAATCGTTTTAATCAACGAAAGTCATACAATCCAAATTCACGGACAAATTGTCAATATTATTGGCATTGATGACCATTTTTCAGGAAGAAGTGATATTTCTAAAGCATACCAAAATATCGAAAAAAATGGAATCAATCTTGTATTATCTCATGACCCAAATATTGTTTTACAGATGGAAGGATATCCATTTGACTATCTGCTTTCTGGACATTTTCACGGTGGTCAAATCCATTGGCTAAAACCTTATCATCTGGTAAAAATGGGAAAATTAGCGCGGCAAAACATGATTAAAGGATTACATTTCCACAAAGAAAGACCTTTTTATATTAGTGAAGGACTTGGCCAAACAGGATTAAATATCCGCTTGCGTTCCCGTCCAGAAATCACCATTCACACTCTTGTATCATCTTAA